A stretch of Carya illinoinensis cultivar Pawnee chromosome 14, C.illinoinensisPawnee_v1, whole genome shotgun sequence DNA encodes these proteins:
- the LOC122293577 gene encoding transcription factor SPEECHLESS-like, whose product MDYFLSDFYEELEFGDTNFCLAQDHVDDDLFSFFENGLEDMVGFHDLPKTNHEAVLDHFSKRGRQETTSVPKSKRPKLRAPAAEANPSEEENLLEEQQRMSHIAVERNRRKQMKDSLSVLRSLMPHFYVKRGDQASIIAGAIDYINEMHQVLKSLEDRKHRKVNYMSEVRISPKLQAQQVSSPRPSPARSRIKLPPCPRLNLAVSPRTPQPCSPYKPWLHQAVGYLSPATTMATSLEPSLSRSSSSTTSSINESTITVNELAANSKSPIAEVEVNFSGPNLLLKTVSPRIPGQALKIISALEELSLQILHLSIRTVEETVVNSFTIEVGIECQLSAEELAQQIQQTFSVY is encoded by the exons ATGGATTATTTTTTGTCTGATTtttatgaagaacttgaattcGGAGATACTAACTTTTGCTTGGCTCAAGATCATGTTGATGATGATCTTTTCAGCTTCTTTGAGAATGGGTTAGAAGATATGGTGGGGTTTCATGATCTTCCGAAGACAAATCATGAAGCCGTACTGGATCACTTTTCGAAACGAGGCCGCCAAGAGACAACATCAGTACCAAAAAGCAAGAGGCCGAAGCTGCGTGCGCCGGCAGCTGAGGCGAATCCTTCGGAGGAAGAAAACCTGCTGGAAGAGCAACAAAGGATGTCTCATATTGCTGTGGAGCGCAACCGGAGGAAGCAAATGAAAGACAGTTTGTCGGTGTTGAGGTCACTCATGCCTCACTTCTATGTCAAAAGA GGAGATCAAGCATCCATAATTGCAGGGGCGATCGATTACATCAACGAAATGCATCAAGTTCTAAAATCTCTGGAGGACAGGAAGCATCGAAAAGTTAATTACATGAGTGAAGTCCGGATAAGCCCTAAGCTGCAGGCGCAGCAGGTTTCAAGTCCAAGACCCTCACCTGCACGTAGCCGTATAAAGCTGCCACCATGCCCTAGACTAAACCTAGCCGTGAGTCCCAGAACCCCACAGCCATGTAGCCCATACAAGCCATGGTTGCACCAAGCAGTTGGTTACCTCTCTCCGGCCACCACCATGGCTACTTCCCTTGAGCCATCTCTTTCGAGATCTTCTTCATCTACTACTTCCTCCATAAATGAGAGTACTATTACTGTCAATGAGCTTGCTGCGAATTCCAAGTCTCCCATAGCAGAAGTGGAGGTGAATTTTTCGGGACCAAATCTTCTTTTGAAAACAGTATCTCCTCGGATTCCTGGGCAAGCCTTGAAAATAATTTCCGCTCTCGAAGAACTCTCCCTTCAAATTCTCCACCTGAGCATAAGGACTGTTGAAGAAACCGTGGTGAACTCCTTCACCATTGAG GTTGGAATTGAATGTCAACTTAGCGCAGAGGAACTAGCACAACAAATTCAGCAAACATTCTCAGTCTACTAG